One part of the Rhodothermales bacterium genome encodes these proteins:
- a CDS encoding ThuA domain-containing protein: protein MLTSLAHSNAGRFRGWLILLMAAFIAGTSPHGARAQEPSEVLPAPPEAGRPIELLFLGHASEHHNASAYAPILSASFAKRGIHVTYVEEPAAALDPEVLSHYDGLLLYANHDEITPAQEKALLDFVASGHGFIPVHSASYCFRNSEAFVRLVGGQFSTHETGTFTARITRQNHPAMTGVRPFETWDETYVHTRLAPDREVLMERVEGNHREPYTWVRTQGKGRVFYTALGHDERTWSQPAFHDLLAAGVLWAVGDEARAQWDKFEVPTTEYVDAKLPNYERRDPPLKMQLPLSAGDSQKLIQTPAEFSLELFASEPDIVNPITMAFDERGRLWVVETVDYPNEVKNGETIGDDRIKILEDTDGDGRADKVTVFAEGLNIPTSLTFANDGVIVAQAPDFLFLKDTDGDDRADVRQTLISGWGTFDTHAGPSNLQYGLDNRIWGTVGYSGFDGEIDGKAFQFGQGFYRFRPDGSDFEYLTRTSNNTWGLGFTETFDVLGSTANNAPSWYMAIPNRYLDGVRGLSNAAGSEGISAFYKIHPLTPNVRQVDVFGGFTAAAGHHLYTARAYPPSFWNSAALINEPTGHLLARGRIVPDGAGFRTEDGWNLLSSADEWVSPIHAQVGPDGAVWVLDWYNFIVQHNPTPQGFGTGDGNAYVTDLRDKTHGRVYRIVYKDAPAYSPRSLSKTDPDGLIDALRSDNMLWRTTGQRLLVERGQTDIAPALIALVEDRSMDAIGINGAAIHALWTLHGLGLLDGSNGIVTNTALRALKHPSAGVRKAAAQVLPHTTETARAIAAAGLLEDPDAHTRLAAALALADTPASEETGRRLYEASKNPVNYGDYWIGKAFYVASIRHFAGVQAAYMSDAGAMPLDQLSPSIRGITTVVNWQELSPAEFADWETVNAPALWDQQGYNDFDGDAWLIRTVEGQRAGAATLHLGMVDDNDQTWVNGVPVGATEGYNKVRVYDLPANVWKAGTNVIAVRVHDNTGGGGIYGEPDNLYVEESDGSKVSLVGPWHFRIERRLNEKMVYTRPGELAAHVVYTYGGAADAAAAAGQMDEEQPDRVVELRAVRQQLAFDVKELTVKAGSLVEFVYTNDDLMQHNVVFGAPGSTEIIGAAADALAQSPNGAAQQYVPRIPSVLASSVLVDPGQTVRIRFRIPDDAGSYPYLCTVPGHWRVMQGVLKVVP from the coding sequence ATGTTGACCTCCCTGGCTCATTCCAACGCCGGCCGGTTTCGCGGCTGGCTGATTCTGCTCATGGCGGCTTTCATCGCCGGCACATCTCCGCACGGGGCGCGGGCCCAGGAGCCGTCCGAGGTGCTGCCGGCGCCGCCCGAGGCCGGCCGGCCCATCGAATTGCTGTTCTTGGGCCATGCGAGCGAACATCATAATGCATCCGCCTACGCCCCGATCCTCTCCGCCAGCTTTGCGAAGCGGGGCATCCACGTGACGTACGTCGAGGAGCCCGCCGCCGCGCTCGATCCGGAGGTGCTGTCGCACTACGACGGCCTGCTGCTCTACGCCAATCACGACGAGATCACGCCGGCGCAGGAGAAGGCGCTGCTCGACTTCGTCGCGAGCGGCCACGGTTTCATTCCGGTGCACTCGGCGTCCTACTGCTTCCGTAACTCGGAGGCCTTCGTCCGGCTCGTGGGCGGCCAGTTTTCCACGCATGAAACGGGCACCTTCACCGCCCGCATCACCCGTCAAAACCATCCGGCCATGACCGGCGTGCGGCCGTTCGAGACGTGGGACGAGACGTATGTGCACACCCGCCTGGCCCCGGATCGCGAGGTGCTGATGGAGCGCGTCGAGGGCAATCACCGCGAGCCCTACACCTGGGTGCGCACGCAGGGGAAGGGCCGCGTCTTTTACACCGCCCTGGGGCACGATGAACGGACCTGGTCCCAGCCGGCCTTTCACGATCTCCTCGCGGCCGGCGTGCTCTGGGCCGTGGGCGACGAAGCGCGCGCCCAGTGGGACAAATTCGAAGTGCCGACGACGGAATATGTCGACGCCAAACTGCCCAACTACGAGCGCCGCGATCCGCCGCTGAAGATGCAGCTGCCGCTGTCGGCCGGCGATTCGCAGAAGCTCATCCAGACACCGGCCGAGTTCAGCCTCGAACTGTTCGCCTCCGAACCAGATATCGTCAACCCGATCACGATGGCGTTCGATGAACGGGGCCGGCTCTGGGTCGTCGAGACGGTCGACTATCCCAACGAGGTCAAGAACGGCGAGACGATCGGCGACGACCGCATCAAGATCCTCGAGGATACCGACGGCGACGGCCGCGCCGACAAGGTGACCGTTTTTGCGGAAGGGCTGAATATCCCCACGAGCCTGACATTCGCCAACGACGGGGTGATCGTGGCGCAGGCGCCCGACTTCCTGTTTCTGAAGGATACGGATGGGGACGACCGCGCCGATGTGCGCCAGACCCTCATTTCCGGATGGGGCACGTTCGACACCCACGCCGGCCCGTCGAACCTCCAGTACGGGCTCGACAACCGGATCTGGGGTACGGTAGGGTATTCGGGATTCGATGGCGAGATCGACGGCAAGGCGTTCCAATTCGGGCAGGGCTTTTACCGCTTCCGGCCCGACGGGAGCGATTTCGAGTACCTCACGCGCACCAGCAACAACACGTGGGGACTGGGTTTCACCGAAACCTTCGATGTGCTCGGCTCCACCGCGAACAATGCCCCGAGCTGGTACATGGCGATCCCGAACCGGTATCTGGACGGCGTGCGGGGGCTCTCCAACGCCGCGGGGTCGGAAGGCATCAGCGCTTTTTACAAGATTCATCCGCTGACACCCAATGTGCGTCAGGTGGATGTGTTCGGCGGCTTCACGGCGGCCGCGGGGCATCACCTCTATACGGCGCGGGCTTACCCGCCGTCCTTCTGGAACAGCGCGGCCCTCATCAATGAACCCACGGGCCACCTGCTGGCGCGCGGGCGCATCGTGCCCGACGGCGCCGGCTTCCGGACGGAAGACGGCTGGAATCTGCTCTCCAGCGCCGACGAATGGGTCTCCCCGATCCATGCCCAGGTCGGGCCGGATGGCGCGGTGTGGGTGCTCGACTGGTACAACTTCATCGTGCAGCACAACCCGACCCCCCAGGGGTTCGGCACCGGCGACGGCAATGCCTATGTGACCGATCTCCGCGACAAGACGCACGGGCGCGTGTACCGGATCGTCTACAAGGATGCGCCGGCCTATTCGCCCCGGTCGCTGAGCAAGACCGATCCGGACGGCCTTATCGATGCGCTCCGGTCCGATAACATGCTGTGGCGGACGACCGGGCAGCGCCTGCTCGTCGAGCGGGGCCAGACCGACATCGCGCCGGCGCTGATCGCGCTCGTGGAAGACCGCTCGATGGACGCCATCGGGATCAACGGCGCCGCCATCCACGCGTTGTGGACGCTGCACGGTCTGGGGCTGCTGGATGGGTCCAACGGCATCGTCACGAACACCGCACTTCGCGCCCTCAAGCATCCGTCCGCCGGCGTGCGCAAGGCCGCGGCGCAGGTATTGCCCCATACGACCGAAACGGCGCGGGCCATCGCCGCTGCCGGCCTGCTGGAGGATCCCGATGCCCACACCCGTCTCGCCGCCGCCCTCGCCCTCGCCGACACCCCGGCCTCCGAAGAAACCGGCCGGCGTCTCTACGAAGCGAGCAAGAACCCGGTCAACTACGGCGACTACTGGATCGGCAAGGCGTTTTATGTCGCTTCGATCCGTCATTTCGCCGGCGTGCAGGCGGCCTATATGTCGGATGCGGGGGCGATGCCCCTCGATCAGCTGTCCCCGAGCATCCGGGGCATCACCACGGTGGTCAACTGGCAGGAGCTGTCACCGGCCGAGTTTGCCGACTGGGAGACGGTCAACGCCCCCGCGTTGTGGGATCAGCAAGGCTACAACGATTTCGACGGCGACGCCTGGCTGATCCGCACGGTGGAGGGGCAGCGCGCCGGCGCCGCCACCCTCCATCTGGGCATGGTCGATGACAACGACCAGACCTGGGTGAACGGCGTGCCGGTGGGGGCGACGGAGGGCTACAACAAGGTGCGTGTGTACGACCTGCCGGCGAACGTATGGAAAGCCGGCACGAACGTCATCGCCGTGCGCGTGCACGACAACACCGGCGGCGGCGGGATTTACGGCGAGCCCGACAACCTGTATGTCGAAGAATCCGATGGAAGCAAGGTCTCCCTGGTCGGTCCGTGGCATTTCCGGATCGAGCGCCGGCTGAACGAGAAAATGGTCTACACCCGGCCCGGCGAACTGGCCGCGCACGTGGTGTACACCTATGGCGGTGCGGCCGACGCGGCCGCGGCGGCCGGTCAGATGGATGAAGAGCAGCCCGACCGCGTCGTCGAACTGCGCGCCGTGCGTCAGCAACTCGCCTTCGACGTGAAGGAGCTGACCGTCAAGGCCGGCTCGCTCGTCGAGTTCGTCTACACCAACGACGACCTGATGCAGCACAACGTCGTCTTCGGCGCGCCCGGCTCCACCGAGATCATCGGCGCCGCCGCGGACGCCCTCGCCCAGTCGCCGAACGGCGCCGCGCAGCAGTACGTCCCGCGCATCCCGTCGGTCCTCGCCTCATCCGTCCTCGTCGATCCCGGTCAGACGGTCCGCATCCGTTTCCGCATACCGGACGATGCGGGGTCGTATCCCTACCTGTGCACCGTCCCCGGGCACTGGCGCGTGATGCAGGGCGTGTTGAAGGTGGTGCCCTGA
- a CDS encoding sugar phosphate isomerase/epimerase — translation MQLGISTWVWTSPATDDVLRRLIPHIAALGYDVIEIPMEYAGQFDVQAAKTLAEAEGLAISVCAVIGGGRDLLLDEERAAGETYLRAAIDLAAALDAPAVAGPFYSAVGRCWVQTPAERERDLASLAETLRRLGAYAADNGVSLALEPLNRFETSFINTTAQALDLIARVDHPAVGLGLDLFHLGIEEKSPGDAIRAAGAHLKHVQVAENDRGTPGTGHLPWQDFARALQDIGYEGRVVIETFSDRVEAIARAAAIWRPLAPDSDTLAREGLRFLRHLLG, via the coding sequence ATGCAACTGGGTATCAGTACCTGGGTCTGGACCTCCCCGGCGACCGACGACGTCCTCCGCCGGCTCATCCCCCACATCGCGGCGCTGGGATACGACGTCATCGAGATCCCCATGGAATATGCGGGGCAGTTCGACGTCCAGGCGGCGAAAACGCTCGCAGAAGCGGAGGGCCTGGCCATCTCGGTATGCGCCGTCATCGGCGGCGGGCGCGACCTGTTGCTCGACGAGGAGCGGGCCGCCGGCGAGACCTACCTGCGGGCTGCCATCGACCTGGCGGCCGCGCTCGATGCGCCGGCCGTCGCCGGCCCGTTTTATTCCGCCGTGGGCCGCTGCTGGGTGCAGACGCCGGCGGAGCGCGAACGGGATCTGGCGTCGCTCGCCGAGACGCTGCGGCGTCTCGGGGCCTATGCCGCCGACAACGGGGTGTCGCTCGCCCTGGAACCGCTCAACCGCTTCGAGACGAGCTTTATCAATACGACCGCGCAGGCGCTCGACCTGATCGCGCGCGTCGATCATCCCGCCGTCGGGCTCGGGCTCGACCTGTTTCATCTGGGCATCGAGGAGAAGAGCCCGGGCGACGCCATCCGCGCCGCCGGCGCGCACCTGAAACACGTCCAGGTGGCAGAAAACGACCGGGGCACGCCCGGGACCGGCCATCTCCCGTGGCAGGATTTCGCCCGCGCCCTCCAGGACATCGGCTACGAGGGCCGCGTGGTCATCGAGACGTTCTCGGACCGCGTGGAGGCCATCGCGCGCGCCGCCGCCATCTGGCGCCCGCTCGCGCCCGACTCGGACACGCTCGCTCGCGAAGGACTGCGTTTTCTGCGCCATCTCCTCGGCTGA
- a CDS encoding family 16 glycoside hydrolase, with translation MPRKLPVVEMKWIAAALFVFAVHGAAAQTAPNFAPDWTFKGNDLSALHRIGQTEWKASSGVITGAPKGQGGWLLFEPAYQDMQFALRFRCASACDAGVMLRAEKTAGGGYEGLFVAFSDSMDIFRLAIDANGREIRRESLRAARVMMRMAPAPQAGPVPMATAVPIEDGWNALHVDLDANILRARLNGWGPSTSGATGEDPGGYGVVALYVGGSGAVEFDGIAAADANRRAVPGETISSHFTMQRLDEFYYAWDTAIADINQDGVQDVVAGPYYYLGPDYTTRHEIYFGETNNPSTTFVANMVTHAYDFTGDGWPDVLATESRPMVLYVNPRGESRRWDRYEVMPGVVSENTLLRDMDGDGLPEVVYALGRGGILAYAEPDPAKPTAPWTVHQISGEMGFGTVIHGLGAGDVNGDGRNDILIRNGWFEQPAKPTADGTWPFHAFPFATAGSIEGSGGGTMTVVDLNGDGLNDVATSLNAHGWGMAWFEQVREAGGITFKPHLIMGDMAADNPGDVAFSELHGGVETADLNGDGLPDLITGKRHWSHLDSSIDPDPYGEAVLYVYRTVRDARAPGGLAFEPELIHNRSGVGSQFEVTDLNQDGAADIVTSGNRGTFIFWGQRR, from the coding sequence ATGCCCCGCAAGCTGCCCGTCGTTGAGATGAAATGGATAGCGGCCGCGCTCTTCGTCTTTGCCGTCCATGGCGCCGCTGCGCAGACGGCCCCGAATTTTGCGCCCGACTGGACGTTCAAGGGCAACGACCTGTCGGCCCTGCACCGGATCGGGCAGACCGAGTGGAAGGCAAGCTCCGGCGTCATCACCGGCGCGCCGAAAGGCCAGGGCGGCTGGCTCCTGTTCGAGCCGGCGTATCAGGACATGCAGTTTGCGCTGCGTTTCCGGTGCGCGTCCGCCTGCGACGCCGGCGTGATGCTGCGCGCGGAGAAAACGGCCGGCGGCGGCTATGAAGGGCTGTTTGTCGCCTTTTCCGACTCGATGGACATCTTCCGGCTCGCCATCGACGCGAACGGACGCGAAATCCGCCGCGAAAGCCTGCGCGCCGCGCGGGTCATGATGCGCATGGCGCCCGCTCCCCAGGCCGGCCCGGTGCCCATGGCGACGGCCGTCCCGATCGAGGACGGCTGGAACGCCCTGCACGTCGACCTCGACGCCAACATCCTCCGCGCCCGCCTCAACGGGTGGGGGCCGTCGACTTCGGGCGCGACCGGCGAGGACCCCGGCGGCTACGGGGTCGTCGCGCTGTATGTGGGCGGATCGGGTGCGGTCGAGTTCGACGGGATCGCCGCGGCCGATGCCAACCGCCGCGCCGTCCCCGGCGAAACGATCTCCAGCCACTTCACGATGCAGCGGCTCGACGAGTTCTACTATGCGTGGGACACCGCGATCGCCGACATCAACCAGGACGGTGTGCAGGACGTGGTTGCCGGCCCCTATTATTACCTCGGGCCGGACTACACGACGCGCCATGAAATCTACTTCGGCGAAACCAACAACCCGAGCACGACCTTCGTCGCCAACATGGTCACGCACGCCTACGATTTCACCGGCGACGGCTGGCCGGACGTCCTGGCGACGGAGTCGCGGCCGATGGTGCTATATGTCAACCCGCGGGGGGAAAGCCGCCGCTGGGATCGCTACGAGGTCATGCCGGGCGTCGTCTCGGAAAACACCCTCTTGCGCGACATGGACGGAGACGGGCTGCCCGAGGTGGTCTACGCGCTCGGCCGGGGCGGCATCCTCGCGTATGCCGAGCCGGACCCGGCGAAGCCGACGGCTCCGTGGACCGTCCACCAGATTTCGGGTGAGATGGGCTTCGGGACGGTGATCCACGGGCTCGGCGCCGGCGACGTCAACGGCGACGGGCGTAACGACATCCTCATCCGCAACGGCTGGTTCGAACAGCCTGCGAAGCCCACGGCGGACGGCACGTGGCCCTTCCACGCGTTCCCCTTCGCCACGGCCGGCTCCATCGAGGGTTCGGGCGGCGGCACCATGACCGTCGTGGACCTGAACGGCGACGGGCTCAACGATGTCGCCACGAGCCTGAACGCCCATGGCTGGGGGATGGCCTGGTTCGAGCAGGTCCGCGAAGCCGGCGGGATCACGTTCAAGCCCCATCTGATCATGGGCGACATGGCGGCGGACAATCCCGGCGATGTCGCCTTTTCCGAGCTGCACGGCGGCGTCGAGACGGCCGACCTCAACGGCGACGGCCTGCCGGACCTTATCACCGGCAAGCGGCACTGGTCGCACCTGGACAGCTCGATCGACCCCGACCCCTACGGCGAGGCCGTCCTCTACGTGTACCGGACGGTCCGCGATGCCCGGGCGCCCGGCGGACTGGCCTTCGAGCCGGAGCTGATTCACAACCGGTCCGGCGTCGGCTCGCAGTTCGAGGTAACCGACCTGAACCAGGACGGCGCGGCCGACATCGTCACCTCCGGCAACCGGGGCACCTTCATCTTCTGGGGGCAGCGACGTTAA
- a CDS encoding dienelactone hydrolase family protein has protein sequence MKEIKNEDLDREVFRLFDKYVHGIINRRAFLDQVSVYAVGGLTATAILDYLSPKYAVAQQVRAGDARLDEEYVTYESPRGGGSIRGLLSAPAGATQKLPGIVVVHENRGLNPHIEDVCRRAGLANFIALAPDALTPLGGYPGTDDEGREMQAKRDRNEMLEDFIAAFTYLKAHPQCSGNVGVVGFCFGGWISNMMAVRLPDLKASVPFYGSQPAAEDVPAIRAPLMLHYAGLDERVNAGWPAYEEALKANNKEYQAFIYPDVNHGFHNDTTPRYDEPAAKLAWQRTTDFFNEKLRA, from the coding sequence ATGAAAGAGATCAAAAACGAAGATCTGGATCGGGAAGTATTCCGTCTGTTCGATAAGTACGTTCACGGCATCATCAACCGCCGCGCCTTCCTCGACCAGGTGTCGGTCTACGCCGTCGGCGGACTCACCGCCACGGCCATCCTGGATTACCTCTCGCCGAAATACGCGGTGGCGCAGCAGGTGCGCGCCGGCGACGCCCGGCTCGACGAAGAATACGTAACCTACGAATCACCCCGGGGCGGCGGTTCGATCCGCGGCCTGCTGTCCGCGCCGGCTGGCGCCACGCAAAAGCTGCCCGGCATCGTCGTCGTCCACGAAAACCGCGGGCTGAACCCGCACATCGAGGACGTGTGCCGGCGCGCCGGCCTCGCCAACTTCATCGCACTCGCGCCCGACGCGCTGACGCCGCTGGGCGGGTATCCCGGAACGGATGACGAAGGCCGGGAGATGCAGGCGAAGCGGGACCGCAACGAGATGCTGGAAGACTTCATCGCCGCCTTCACCTATCTGAAGGCCCACCCGCAATGCTCGGGGAACGTCGGCGTCGTGGGCTTCTGTTTCGGTGGGTGGATCTCCAACATGATGGCCGTGCGCCTGCCCGACCTCAAGGCCTCGGTGCCGTTTTATGGCAGCCAGCCGGCGGCCGAGGACGTCCCCGCCATCCGGGCGCCGCTGATGCTGCATTATGCCGGGCTCGACGAACGCGTCAACGCGGGATGGCCGGCGTACGAGGAAGCGCTCAAGGCCAACAACAAGGAATACCAGGCGTTTATCTATCCGGACGTCAACCACGGATTCCATAACGACACCACGCCGCGCTACGACGAACCCGCCGCGAAGCTGGCCTGGCAGCGAACCACCGACTTCTTTAACGAAAAACTTCGCGCGTAG
- a CDS encoding TonB family protein, whose amino-acid sequence MVLSENVIIGQRYALESVLGSPGPIDISYLALETATQKHVVVREYFPISLARRAEDGREVVPQDAELFTYGHAVFAQEIERLQAVFHPNIVDRLHAVHEHGTVYRISDFVAGVTLANYVAERGGRLSQDEALGLLVPLLEGLDVCHQAGLAYGTVAPQTILIAETGQPVLHHFQAARLQLAQLTGEVNDLRVRGYAPPELLNADVEAGPWWDIYGCAATLFFMLTGMALPQVNNKGQHARMLEVLKGSPFVSRPLCAVLARALSFSGADRPATAGALLAECMDAVFGDGLTELPDLAFDFPTLPAPDDRPSRKPAAALAEPSPAAGETYLSTLSNWGRRGRNRTDRAMKKRSSSPAGDVPSRSSDRAVAPTGNRLVAHAASDDGSRRPANPVWLVVSVLALLFLAVATAFALDRDMAANGRAILASLFGSAEAPSVPTPAEAAPAPVEAAPAPVEAAPAPAEAAPAPAEAASPTAPRSPATEPAASAPAPVPQPTVVVAAAPPPATASVTAPPPQAEPAAPATPPVAMPAPVNADSLAEALEAESQYQYLRGQGDVLFRLGNLEEALARYESAATFRPDDAYLTGRIAAVRDSLDVIAATEARLEAQKALRASVTDENGVFIRPDAPAVMQDEDVVRGRVQYPIRARRAGIEGRVIVRMMVDEAGRPVEPVVVKGIGFGCDEEVLRVLEDAMFEPAQFDGEPVKSWYLFTLVYSLS is encoded by the coding sequence ATGGTCTTATCTGAAAATGTGATTATCGGCCAACGCTATGCCCTCGAGAGTGTGCTGGGCAGCCCGGGGCCCATCGACATCTCCTATCTCGCGCTCGAAACGGCCACGCAGAAGCATGTCGTCGTGCGGGAATATTTCCCGATCTCGCTCGCGCGCCGCGCCGAGGACGGGCGCGAGGTCGTGCCGCAGGATGCCGAGTTGTTCACGTACGGCCATGCGGTATTCGCCCAGGAGATCGAACGGCTTCAGGCGGTATTCCATCCTAATATCGTGGACCGCCTCCACGCCGTTCACGAACACGGCACGGTCTATCGCATCAGTGATTTTGTCGCCGGCGTGACGCTCGCCAACTATGTCGCGGAGCGCGGAGGGCGGCTTTCGCAGGACGAGGCGCTCGGCCTGCTCGTGCCGCTGCTGGAGGGGCTCGATGTGTGCCATCAGGCGGGTCTGGCGTACGGAACGGTAGCCCCCCAGACGATCCTCATCGCTGAGACGGGGCAGCCGGTGCTCCATCATTTCCAGGCGGCGCGCCTTCAGCTGGCGCAGCTGACGGGTGAGGTCAACGATTTGCGAGTCCGGGGTTACGCCCCGCCCGAGTTGTTGAACGCCGATGTCGAGGCCGGCCCCTGGTGGGATATCTACGGGTGCGCGGCGACGCTGTTTTTTATGCTCACGGGGATGGCGCTGCCCCAGGTGAACAACAAGGGCCAGCACGCCCGGATGCTGGAGGTCCTGAAAGGGTCGCCGTTCGTCTCCCGGCCCCTCTGCGCCGTGCTCGCCCGGGCGCTTTCGTTCAGCGGCGCGGACCGGCCGGCGACCGCCGGCGCCCTGCTTGCCGAATGCATGGACGCGGTCTTCGGCGACGGCCTGACGGAGCTGCCGGACCTCGCCTTCGACTTCCCGACCCTCCCGGCGCCCGATGATCGCCCTTCCCGGAAGCCGGCCGCCGCGCTCGCCGAGCCCTCGCCGGCCGCGGGCGAAACCTATCTCTCTACCCTGTCCAACTGGGGGCGACGTGGTCGCAACCGAACGGATCGTGCCATGAAAAAACGGTCTTCTTCACCAGCCGGCGACGTGCCCTCGCGTTCGAGCGATCGGGCGGTCGCCCCGACCGGGAATCGCCTCGTCGCCCACGCCGCGTCGGACGACGGGTCGCGCCGCCCCGCGAACCCGGTCTGGCTCGTCGTCAGCGTGCTCGCACTGCTCTTTCTGGCCGTCGCGACGGCTTTTGCGCTCGATCGCGATATGGCCGCGAATGGCCGCGCCATCCTCGCATCGCTCTTCGGAAGCGCGGAAGCGCCGTCCGTCCCGACGCCCGCCGAAGCGGCTCCCGCGCCCGTCGAAGCAGCTCCCGCGCCCGTCGAAGCAGCTCCCGCGCCCGCCGAAGCGGCTCCCGCGCCCGCCGAAGCGGCGTCTCCGACAGCGCCGCGCTCGCCGGCCACCGAACCTGCCGCCAGTGCCCCGGCGCCGGTTCCGCAGCCCACCGTCGTCGTGGCAGCCGCCCCGCCGCCGGCGACAGCCTCCGTCACGGCCCCGCCGCCGCAAGCAGAGCCGGCCGCGCCGGCTACGCCGCCGGTTGCCATGCCGGCGCCCGTCAACGCAGACAGCCTCGCCGAAGCCCTGGAAGCCGAATCGCAGTATCAGTACCTGCGCGGACAGGGCGATGTGCTCTTCCGCCTCGGCAACCTGGAAGAGGCGCTCGCCCGCTACGAATCCGCCGCCACCTTCCGTCCGGATGACGCCTACCTCACCGGGCGCATCGCGGCCGTGCGGGATTCGCTGGACGTCATCGCGGCGACGGAAGCACGGCTGGAAGCGCAAAAGGCCTTGCGGGCGAGCGTAACCGACGAAAATGGCGTCTTCATCCGCCCCGACGCGCCGGCGGTGATGCAGGACGAAGACGTCGTGCGTGGCCGCGTCCAGTACCCGATCCGGGCGCGCCGCGCCGGCATCGAAGGGCGCGTGATCGTGCGGATGATGGTGGATGAGGCCGGGCGGCCCGTGGAGCCCGTCGTCGTGAAGGGCATCGGTTTTGGATGCGACGAGGAGGTGCTGCGCGTCCTGGAAGACGCGATGTTCGAGCCGGCGCAGTTCGATGGGGAGCCGGTGAAGTCGTGGTACCTGTTTACGCTGGTTTATTCGCTGAGCTAG